In the Natrinema sp. CBA1119 genome, GGACTCGCTTCCCCTGCAGGTCGGGTAGCCCGTCCGTATCGCGGTAGCGATCGGCCTTTTCGCGCGCGTTTTCGGCTTCCTCGGCCCGGATCTCCTCGAGGTACTCCTCGGAAACGTCGAGTCGATCGATCAGGCCGTCGTTCTCCCAGACGCTGCCGTCGCTGGCGACCGCGCCGAGCGCCACTTCGGGGTTCTGCGGCGCGCCCATCTTGCGCGCGACGACCACATCGAGGTCGGCCTCGAGAGCGTCGGCGACCGGTCGCGCGACCGGCAGGGCACCGCGAGGAATCCCGAGGACGACGTCGACCGCGAGGTCGCGGCGCTCGAGTTCCGCTGCGAGGCGTTCGCCGGCGTCAGTTCTGTCGTCGAACATGGTTCTGGCCGGCAGTACGGTATCAATGCACTACGCGTTTGCGCCGCACACGCCGACGCGATCCGATAGCCGTTCCAGAGCCGATTTCGCCGAGCGATCGAGCGTTACGGGTCACGTCGCCGTTGAAGCCGGCCGCGAACGATCGGCGTCACCGGGAACACCCCGACGCTGACTCGCTCGATCTCGAGGACGTCGAACGCGTCGCATCCGACGAAGCGCTCGACCGTCTCGCGGTTCAACTGACAGCCGCCCGCGGCGCGTTCCCACAGCGGCGTGAGGGCGTCCTGCGCTCGAGCCCGCCAGCCGTCGTTACGGACGTGC is a window encoding:
- a CDS encoding phosphoribosyltransferase, producing the protein MFDDRTDAGERLAAELERRDLAVDVVLGIPRGALPVARPVADALEADLDVVVARKMGAPQNPEVALGAVASDGSVWENDGLIDRLDVSEEYLEEIRAEEAENAREKADRYRDTDGLPDLQGKRVLIVDDGVATGATATACLRQVRETGAEWVGLAVPVGSPRAIDDLEREADAVIALQTPADFRAVGQYYRTFGQVSDEEALEYLARES